A portion of the Verrucomicrobiia bacterium genome contains these proteins:
- the ychF gene encoding redox-regulated ATPase YchF, translated as MQIGILGYPQAGKSTLFRALLGHKGHHAGGRKEGYDKGVVKVPDSRIDFLAELYRPKKTTYAEIEFWDSQALDEPKSGPHELPAYLRQADSLVAVIAAFENPSVIHPKGSVNPQRDIDDLNAELVFSDLISVEKRLGKLANDLKRGHKEAVDEVKFLERLKTSLETNQPLRSLDLTSDERKAIRGFEFLSLKPVLWVINIGEKDLFRRGEIEKSFAPTPHSEFYAVSAEIEAEIAELPEGDRSAFLVDLGITEPALFGMIRHIYHLSGLISFFTAGEPEVRAWTIPKGAKAPQAAGVIHSDFEKGFIRAEVVHYDKLKEFGNIHKAKEKGQLRLEGKEYVVQDGDVILFRFNV; from the coding sequence ATGCAAATCGGCATTTTGGGGTATCCCCAAGCGGGGAAATCGACCCTTTTTCGGGCCCTGCTCGGCCACAAAGGACACCACGCCGGAGGACGCAAGGAAGGGTATGACAAAGGGGTGGTGAAAGTCCCCGATTCCCGCATCGATTTTTTGGCCGAACTGTACCGGCCGAAAAAAACCACTTATGCCGAAATCGAGTTTTGGGATTCGCAGGCCCTAGACGAACCGAAGTCTGGCCCGCACGAGCTTCCCGCCTATCTGCGCCAGGCCGATTCGCTGGTGGCGGTCATCGCCGCCTTCGAAAACCCGAGCGTGATTCATCCGAAAGGGAGCGTCAATCCGCAACGGGATATCGATGATTTGAACGCGGAACTGGTTTTTTCCGATTTGATTTCGGTGGAAAAACGGCTGGGGAAGCTGGCCAATGATTTGAAGCGGGGACATAAGGAAGCGGTTGACGAAGTGAAATTTTTGGAGCGGTTGAAAACTTCTTTGGAAACCAACCAGCCCTTGCGCTCGCTCGATTTGACTTCGGACGAGCGCAAAGCAATTCGCGGCTTCGAGTTTCTTTCGCTCAAGCCGGTTTTGTGGGTCATCAACATCGGCGAGAAGGATTTATTCCGGCGCGGGGAAATTGAAAAGAGTTTTGCTCCCACGCCGCACTCTGAATTTTATGCCGTCTCGGCGGAAATCGAGGCGGAAATCGCCGAACTGCCGGAAGGGGACCGGTCGGCTTTTTTGGTGGATTTGGGGATTACCGAGCCGGCGCTTTTCGGGATGATTCGCCACATCTACCACCTTTCCGGCCTCATCTCCTTTTTCACCGCCGGGGAGCCGGAAGTGCGGGCTTGGACAATTCCCAAAGGTGCCAAAGCGCCGCAAGCGGCAGGAGTGATTCATTCTGATTTTGAAAAAGGGTTCATCCGAGCCGAGGTCGTCCATTACGACAAGCTCAAGGAATTCGGCAACATCCATAAGGCCAAGGAAAAGGGGCAGTTGCGGCTGGAGGGAAAAGAATATGTGGTGCAGGATGGGGATGTGATTCTGTTTAGATTTAACGTCTGA
- a CDS encoding DNA gyrase subunit A, whose product MPFERQKVLSVFIEEEMKSSYIDYSMSVITARALPDVRDGLKPSNRRVLVAMNDLNLAPGRPFRKCAKIAGDTSGNYHPHGEQVVYPTLVRMAQDFNMRYPLVEGQGNFGSIDGDEPAAMRYTEARLTALAMEMLADLEKDTVDFTPNYDGTLMEPKVLPGKFPNLVCNGSSGIAVGMATNIPPHNLKEITDALVALIEEPNLDSEDFLKYVQGPDFPTGGIINGRTGIHEYFKTGKGRLTLRAKVFTENEKSGKQRIIVSEIPYQINKANLLERIAELVNAKTIEGISDLR is encoded by the coding sequence ATGCCGTTTGAACGCCAGAAAGTTTTAAGCGTCTTTATCGAGGAGGAGATGAAGTCCTCCTACATCGACTATTCAATGTCGGTCATCACCGCCCGGGCCTTGCCGGATGTGCGGGACGGGCTAAAGCCCTCCAACCGGCGGGTTTTGGTGGCGATGAACGATTTGAATCTGGCTCCGGGGCGGCCTTTCCGCAAATGCGCCAAAATCGCCGGCGACACCTCCGGCAACTACCACCCCCACGGGGAGCAGGTGGTCTATCCCACTTTGGTACGAATGGCGCAGGATTTCAACATGCGCTACCCGTTGGTCGAGGGGCAGGGAAACTTCGGCTCCATCGACGGGGACGAGCCGGCGGCCATGCGCTATACGGAAGCCCGGCTGACCGCTTTGGCGATGGAGATGCTGGCAGATTTGGAAAAGGATACCGTCGATTTTACCCCGAACTACGACGGCACTTTGATGGAGCCAAAGGTTTTGCCGGGGAAATTTCCGAATCTGGTCTGCAACGGCAGCTCCGGCATTGCCGTGGGGATGGCGACCAATATTCCGCCGCATAACCTGAAAGAAATTACCGACGCCTTGGTGGCACTCATCGAGGAACCAAATTTGGATTCAGAGGATTTTCTCAAATATGTGCAGGGGCCGGATTTTCCGACCGGCGGTATCATCAACGGACGCACGGGCATTCACGAGTACTTCAAAACCGGCAAGGGGCGGCTGACCTTACGGGCCAAGGTTTTTACCGAGAACGAAAAATCAGGGAAGCAGCGGATCATCGTTTCCGAAATCCCCTATCAAATAAACAAAGCAAACCTTTTGGAGCGGATCGCCGAGCTGGTGAACGCCAAAACCATCGAGGGGATTTCCGATTTGCGGGA
- the gcvT gene encoding glycine cleavage system aminomethyltransferase GcvT — MKKTPLSDLHEAAGAKMVPFAGFYMPVSYRGISEEHRKVRSSVGVFDLSHMGEFRVTGTRALEFLQKVTTNDVAKLAVWDVQYSMMCYPEGGIVDDLLIYHLPDSYLLVVNAANIEKDFDWLVSHKPNAVTLTDESDRTALIAIQGPKAEVLMAKLTDYDLPKLGYYKAANDRVCGEEILFSRTGYTGEDGFELYMTPERAEYFWSKVMEAGREFDIEPIGLGARDTLRLEMKYMLYGNDIDATTNPLEAGLGWVVKLAKGDFIGKGPTEKLKAAGLKRKLVCFEMTEKAIPRKGCGIFSGGQKVGEVTSGTFSPSLEKGIGLGYVPTALAEVGRKLEIEIRGKNAAAVVVPAPFYKNGTRK, encoded by the coding sequence GTGAAAAAAACTCCGCTATCCGATTTGCACGAAGCGGCCGGGGCCAAAATGGTTCCGTTTGCCGGGTTTTATATGCCGGTTTCCTACCGCGGCATTTCCGAGGAGCACCGGAAAGTCCGCAGCTCGGTCGGAGTTTTCGATTTATCCCATATGGGGGAGTTTCGGGTTACCGGCACCAGGGCCTTGGAGTTTCTGCAGAAAGTCACCACCAATGACGTGGCCAAATTGGCTGTTTGGGACGTGCAGTATTCAATGATGTGCTATCCGGAAGGGGGTATTGTCGACGATTTGCTGATTTATCATTTGCCGGACAGTTATTTATTGGTGGTAAACGCCGCCAATATCGAGAAGGATTTTGACTGGCTGGTATCCCATAAGCCGAACGCTGTGACTTTGACCGACGAAAGCGACCGAACAGCCTTAATCGCCATCCAAGGACCAAAGGCGGAAGTGCTGATGGCCAAGCTGACCGATTATGATTTGCCCAAACTGGGGTATTACAAGGCGGCAAACGATAGAGTCTGCGGCGAGGAAATTCTTTTTTCCCGAACAGGCTATACGGGGGAAGACGGGTTCGAGCTGTATATGACCCCCGAGCGGGCGGAGTATTTCTGGAGTAAAGTTATGGAGGCGGGCAGGGAATTCGACATCGAGCCGATCGGTCTGGGGGCGCGCGATACCCTACGGCTGGAAATGAAGTACATGCTCTATGGCAACGACATAGACGCCACCACCAATCCCTTGGAAGCGGGGCTGGGCTGGGTGGTCAAGCTGGCCAAGGGGGATTTTATCGGCAAAGGGCCGACTGAAAAGCTGAAAGCCGCGGGGCTTAAAAGGAAGCTGGTCTGTTTTGAAATGACCGAAAAAGCGATTCCCCGCAAGGGGTGCGGCATTTTTTCCGGCGGGCAAAAAGTGGGAGAAGTAACTTCGGGAACCTTTTCCCCATCCTTGGAGAAAGGGATCGGCTTGGGGTACGTTCCTACGGCTCTGGCCGAGGTTGGGAGGAAGCTGGAAATTGAGATTCGCGGCAAAAATGCAGCGGCGGTTGTCGTGCCGGCGCCGTTTTACAAAAACGGCACGCGGAAATAG
- a CDS encoding 2-phosphosulfolactate phosphatase — protein MNKIDLYFTPAEVQDGDLADKLVVVIDVLRASTTAAVALASGAREIIPVASIDAAGELKQKLGKEHVLLCGERDGVKIEGFDLGNSPAEYEPKTVKEKALIFCSTNGSKAMLKGGQGAFCLIGGLVNLSEVLRFAVREKKDAAIICSGSAGKFSFEDAVTGGKYIAELEKKLGRELEKNDGARAALQLFRREEADLYAALRSSFHGKYLVTLGFESDIRAAAQLDSVPIVPLFTGGRIVRHQPETVTAQ, from the coding sequence ATGAACAAAATTGATTTGTATTTTACACCGGCGGAAGTGCAGGACGGCGACTTGGCCGACAAGCTGGTCGTCGTAATTGACGTTTTGCGGGCTTCCACCACCGCAGCCGTGGCTTTGGCCAGCGGGGCGCGGGAAATCATCCCGGTCGCTTCCATCGACGCGGCGGGGGAGCTCAAACAGAAATTGGGGAAAGAACATGTCTTGCTCTGCGGGGAGCGGGACGGTGTAAAGATTGAAGGGTTCGACTTGGGAAATTCCCCCGCCGAGTACGAGCCGAAGACAGTCAAGGAGAAGGCCTTGATTTTCTGCTCCACCAACGGCTCCAAGGCGATGCTTAAAGGGGGACAAGGGGCCTTCTGCCTCATCGGCGGTTTGGTCAATCTGTCGGAGGTCTTGCGTTTTGCCGTGCGGGAGAAAAAAGATGCCGCGATTATCTGTTCCGGATCGGCGGGGAAGTTTTCCTTCGAAGATGCCGTGACCGGGGGGAAATATATCGCCGAGCTGGAAAAGAAGTTGGGGCGGGAACTGGAGAAAAACGACGGGGCCCGGGCGGCGCTGCAACTTTTCCGCCGGGAGGAGGCGGATTTGTATGCCGCTTTGCGCAGCTCCTTCCACGGGAAATATTTGGTCACGCTCGGCTTTGAGTCGGACATCCGCGCAGCCGCCCAGTTGGATTCCGTCCCGATCGTGCCTCTCTTTACCGGCGGACGGATTGTCCGCCACCAGCCGGAAACGGTAACCGCCCAGTAA